One segment of Triticum aestivum cultivar Chinese Spring chromosome 2A, IWGSC CS RefSeq v2.1, whole genome shotgun sequence DNA contains the following:
- the LOC123190182 gene encoding peroxisomal 2,4-dienoyl-CoA reductase [(3E)-enoyl-CoA-producing] produces MATESPFRADVLRGKAALVTGGGSGICFEIAAQLARHGAHVAIMGRRREVLDKAVAALRSEGLRAVGFQGDVRNQKDAARVLASTVEHFGKLDILVNGAAGNFLASPEDLTPKGFRTVLEIDTVGTYTMCYEALKYLKKGGPGRGPSTGGLIINISATLHYTASWYQIHVSAAKAGVDSITRTLALEWGTDYEIRVNGIAPGPIGGTPGLRKLAPDEMGKGKREMMPLFKLGETRDIAMAALYLASDAGKYVNGTTLVVDGGLWLSHPRHIPKEEVKELSKVIEKKVRASGVGVPSSKL; encoded by the exons ATGGCGACCGAGTCGCCGTTCCGGGCGGACGTGCTGAGGGGCAAGGCGGCGCTGGTcaccggcggcggctccggcatctGCTTCGAGATCGCCGCCCAGCTCGCCCGCCACGGCGCCCACGTCGCCATCATGGGCCGCCGCCGCGAGGTCCTCGACAAGGCCGTCGCCGCCCTCCGCTCCGAGGGCCTTCGG GCTGTTGGATTTCAGGGAGATGTACGTAACCAGAAGGATGCAGCGAGAGTGCTCGCGTCGACCGTTGAGCATTTCGGCAAGCTTGACATTCTTGTCAATGGTGCAGCGGGCAACTTCCTTGCATCCCCGGAGGATCTGACACCCAAGGGATTCCGGACAG TTCTTGAGATTGACACTGTGGGTACATACACAATGTGCTATGAAGCCCTGAAGTATCTGAAAAAGGGTGGGCCAGGGAGAGGTCCCTCCACTGGTGGCCTCATCATTAACATAAGCGCGACACTGCATTACACTGCTTCTTGGTACCAAATTCATGTCTCCGCCGCTAAG GCAGGTGTTGATAGTATCACAAGAACACTGGCTCTGGAATGGGGAACAGATTATGAAATTAGGGTCAATGGAATCGCACCAGGACCAATCGGTGGCACTCCAGGACTGAGGAAGCTTGCACCTGATGAAATGGGCAAGGGGAAAAGGGAAATGATGCCTTTATTTAAGTTGGGGGAGACACGGGACATAGCAATGGCTGCGCTCTATCTTGCTTCTGATGCAG GCAAATATGTAAATGGGACTACACTGGTGGTTGATGGAGGGCTTTGGTTGAGTCATCCTCGCCACATCCCCAAGGAAGAAGTGAAGGAACTCTCAAAGGTGATCGAGAAGAAGGTTAGGGCCTCTGGTGTAGGTGTACCGTCCAGCAAATTGTGA
- the LOC123185914 gene encoding MADS-box transcription factor 31-like: protein MGRGKVELKKIENTTSRQVTFSKRRMGLLKKANELAILCDAQVGVIVFSGSGKMYEYASPPWRIANIFDRYLKAPSTRFDEMDVQQKIIHEMTRMKDESNRLKIIMRQYMGEDLGSLTLQDVSNLEQQIEFSLYKVRLRKQQLLDQQLLEMRQREMHMSEDQSSSYMFHMNPARDQPGQSADVMNPKLFPLWDVGDQIYGQDAESSMTALKLSPQLQEYKLQPVQPNLQEGNLHGYVLRLW, encoded by the exons ATGGGGCGTGGGAAAGTGGAGCTCAAGAAGATCGAGAACACGACGAGCCGCCAGGTCACCTTCTCCAAGAGGCGGATGGGCCTGCTCAAGAAGGCAAACGAGCTGGCCATTCTTTGCGATGCGCAGGTTGGGGTGATCGTCTTCTCCGGCAGTGGCAAGATGTACGAGTACGCCAGCCCTCCATGGAG GATTGCAAACATCTTTGACAGATACCTGAAAGCCCCCAGCACCCGCTTTGATGAGATGGACGTCCAGCAG AAAATCATCCATGAGATGACAaggatgaaggatgagagcaacaGGCTGAAGATCATCATGAGGCAGTACATGGGCGAGGACCTGGGCTCGCTGACCCTGCAAGACGTGAGCAATCTTGAGCAGCAGATCGAGTTCTCGCTGTACAAGGTTCGCCTTAGGAAG CAGCAGCTACTTGACCAGCAGCTGCTCGAGATGCGCCAGAGG GAGATGCACATGTCAGAGGACCAGAGCAGCAGCTACATGTTCCACATG AATCCGGCGAGGGATCAGCCGGGCCAGTCGGCCGACGTGATGAATCCGAAGCTGTTCCCTCTGTGGGACGTCGGCGACCAGATCTACGGCCAGGACGCCGAGTCCTCCATGACGGCTCTCAAGCTCTCGCCGCAGCTGCAGGAGTACAAGCTCCAGCCGGTGCAGCCCAACCTGCAGGAGGGCAACCTCCATGGCTACGTCCTCCGCCTCTGGTAA